One window of the Candidatus Eremiobacteraceae bacterium genome contains the following:
- a CDS encoding peptidylprolyl isomerase, with translation MNPTPAMAAILAAGLITTVAGCATSKPVITVNGTAISQAEFDKKLESNTRASQQVLQQMVDKLLITQYAAANNITASDADVTAALNKVEANFPAGQFDEVLKQQGMTMDDARDIIREQVLLKNAVDKDIKVDQSQIDAYLKTNKMTMNSPSQVRVRHILVKTQAEAIMIEQKLKSGADFAALAKQYSIDPSSKDKGGELQPFGPGQMVQPFQDAAFKLKVGQISPPVQSPFGWHVIQSEAITPMSRASIVAAIQAQQEPTATTDLITKLRQQAKIEYNDPAFSGLFPSPQPLPPTSGAPAATPHS, from the coding sequence ATGAATCCCACGCCCGCGATGGCCGCGATCCTCGCCGCAGGCCTGATCACGACGGTCGCCGGCTGCGCGACCAGCAAGCCCGTCATCACCGTGAACGGCACGGCGATCTCGCAAGCTGAGTTCGATAAGAAGCTGGAGTCGAACACCCGTGCGAGCCAACAAGTTCTGCAGCAGATGGTCGACAAGCTGCTCATCACCCAATATGCTGCCGCCAACAACATCACCGCGAGCGACGCCGATGTCACGGCAGCGCTGAACAAAGTTGAAGCGAACTTCCCGGCCGGTCAATTCGATGAAGTGCTCAAACAGCAGGGCATGACCATGGACGACGCGCGCGACATCATCCGCGAGCAAGTGCTTCTGAAAAACGCAGTCGACAAAGACATCAAAGTCGACCAGTCGCAGATCGACGCGTACTTGAAGACCAACAAGATGACCATGAACTCGCCTTCGCAAGTCCGCGTCCGTCACATCCTCGTGAAGACGCAAGCGGAAGCGATCATGATCGAGCAGAAACTGAAGAGCGGCGCGGATTTCGCGGCGCTCGCCAAGCAATACTCGATCGATCCGTCAAGCAAAGACAAAGGCGGAGAGCTGCAGCCGTTCGGTCCGGGCCAGATGGTGCAGCCGTTCCAGGACGCAGCGTTCAAGCTCAAGGTCGGGCAGATCAGCCCGCCGGTGCAGTCGCCCTTCGGTTGGCACGTGATCCAGAGCGAGGCCATCACACCGATGTCGCGCGCTTCGATCGTCGCCGCGATCCAGGCGCAGCAAGAGCCGACCGCTACGACGGACTTGATCACAAAGCTTCGGCAACAAGCGAAGATCGAATACAACGATCCGGCGTTCAGCGGATTGTTCCCATCGCCCCAGCCGCTGCCGCCGACGAGCGGAGCGCCTGCGGCAACACCGCACAGCTAA
- the mazG gene encoding nucleoside triphosphate pyrophosphohydrolase, whose protein sequence is MPTLTVIGLGPGDASLLTLGGLAALEEAPRVALCGIAPDLEEHLRARGIRLIAAPFHGTSLLRGVPEAVEAAADFAQVGDAALGVPGHPMLDVPGLPHILAGLGRRGVRVRMVAGVPRAALSAAAATPLLPLPPVAVHHTWDELVEVMARLRVSCPWDKEQTHESLLPYLVEEAHEVVEAVDERDPKKLSEELGDLLLQIVFHAQIASEKGQFSVADVIDALSNKMIRRHPHVFGDARISTTQEQMKSWEMLKTQEASIKHRESLLDGIPKSLPSLLGSQRMQEKAATVGFDWPQTDEIVAKLREELAELHAAMAGESRDEIRDELGDVFFTLVNLARRLGVDAEAALRGANAKFRARFASMERFAGGGATALAGRSLEDLDALWRRAKDHEAGQVS, encoded by the coding sequence ATGCCGACGTTGACGGTTATCGGGCTCGGCCCGGGCGATGCGTCACTCCTGACGCTCGGCGGGCTGGCGGCCCTAGAAGAAGCGCCACGCGTCGCGCTGTGCGGCATCGCGCCCGACCTCGAAGAGCACCTTCGCGCGCGCGGTATCCGTTTGATCGCGGCGCCCTTTCACGGCACATCGCTGCTGCGCGGCGTGCCCGAAGCGGTTGAAGCCGCTGCGGACTTCGCGCAGGTCGGTGACGCAGCGCTCGGCGTGCCCGGACACCCGATGCTTGACGTTCCCGGCTTGCCGCACATTCTCGCCGGCCTCGGAAGGCGCGGCGTGCGCGTGCGTATGGTCGCGGGCGTGCCGCGCGCGGCGCTCTCCGCAGCCGCCGCCACCCCGCTCTTGCCGTTGCCGCCCGTCGCGGTCCATCACACGTGGGATGAGCTCGTAGAGGTCATGGCGCGGCTGCGCGTGAGCTGTCCTTGGGATAAGGAGCAGACGCACGAGTCGCTGCTGCCATATCTTGTCGAGGAAGCGCACGAGGTCGTGGAGGCGGTGGACGAGCGCGATCCCAAAAAGCTCAGCGAAGAGCTGGGCGACCTGCTGCTGCAGATCGTTTTCCACGCGCAGATCGCATCGGAGAAAGGTCAGTTCTCCGTCGCCGACGTCATCGACGCGCTCTCGAACAAGATGATCCGCCGGCACCCGCACGTGTTCGGCGACGCGCGCATCTCCACGACGCAAGAACAGATGAAATCGTGGGAGATGCTCAAGACGCAAGAGGCGTCGATCAAGCATCGCGAGTCGCTGCTCGACGGTATTCCGAAGAGTCTGCCCTCATTGCTCGGCTCGCAGCGCATGCAGGAAAAAGCCGCGACCGTCGGCTTCGACTGGCCGCAGACCGACGAGATCGTCGCAAAACTGCGCGAGGAGCTCGCCGAGCTTCACGCCGCAATGGCCGGTGAATCGCGTGACGAGATCCGCGACGAGCTCGGCGACGTCTTCTTCACGCTCGTCAATCTGGCGCGTCGTCTCGGCGTTGACGCAGAGGCCGCGCTGAGGGGCGCGAATGCGAAATTCCGCGCTCGCTTCGCTTCGATGGAGCGCTTTGCCGGCGGCGGCGCCACGGCGCTCGCGGGCCGCAGCCTCGAAGATCTAGACGCCTTGTGGCGCCGGGCGAAGGACCATGAGGCTGGACAAGTTTCTTAA
- a CDS encoding glycosyltransferase, whose protein sequence is MTAQALTDRVAGPLTVGMFSDSYLPEKNGVAASVVVAARALRRRGHRVIIVAPAHDSTPEDEPDVFRFHSASFPFYPQLRMAFPLPAKLLTSLPHVPFDVVHCHSFFFVGCMGAYLAQRRKTPLIFTYHTRFTQYTHYVPLRQAFTESRFVWLSREFSNRCDRIIAPTRFTADELNGYGVSKPIDVLPTGVDLSMFEGGCTQAETLRARCGGPIALYAGRLGKEKNVDLVLDAFALVASQVPRARLVIVGEGPHEAELRRHADALPCAHAVEFTGALEKPELGAWYRAADAFAFASTTETQGLVLVEALSHGVPVVAIDCPVSREVIGRGASGRLVDCSREAFADALIAILTSTSSERALHSDAARVAAAPYAMDTVGERLEAIYLTV, encoded by the coding sequence GTGACGGCGCAAGCGCTGACGGACCGCGTCGCGGGTCCGCTCACCGTGGGAATGTTCTCAGATTCATATCTGCCGGAGAAGAATGGCGTCGCCGCGTCGGTGGTGGTGGCCGCCCGCGCTCTTCGCAGGCGCGGCCATCGCGTGATCATCGTGGCTCCGGCGCACGACTCGACGCCCGAAGATGAGCCCGACGTCTTTCGCTTTCACTCCGCTTCGTTTCCATTCTACCCACAGCTGCGCATGGCGTTTCCGCTGCCGGCGAAACTGCTGACGTCGCTGCCCCACGTCCCGTTCGACGTCGTCCACTGCCACTCGTTCTTCTTCGTCGGATGCATGGGAGCGTATCTGGCCCAGCGGCGCAAGACGCCGCTCATCTTCACCTATCACACGCGGTTCACGCAGTACACGCACTACGTGCCGCTGCGTCAGGCGTTTACGGAATCACGCTTCGTCTGGTTGTCACGCGAGTTTTCGAACCGCTGCGACCGCATCATCGCTCCGACGCGTTTCACCGCCGACGAACTCAACGGGTATGGCGTCAGCAAGCCGATCGACGTGCTGCCTACCGGCGTCGATCTCTCGATGTTCGAGGGCGGCTGCACGCAAGCCGAGACGCTGCGCGCGCGGTGCGGCGGCCCGATCGCGCTTTATGCGGGGCGCCTGGGCAAGGAGAAAAACGTCGACCTCGTGTTGGACGCGTTTGCGCTCGTCGCTTCTCAAGTGCCACGCGCGCGCCTCGTGATCGTGGGCGAAGGACCGCACGAAGCGGAACTTCGACGACATGCGGACGCGCTGCCGTGCGCGCACGCCGTTGAGTTCACCGGCGCGCTGGAAAAACCGGAACTCGGCGCATGGTATCGCGCCGCCGATGCGTTTGCATTCGCGTCAACGACCGAGACGCAAGGGCTCGTGCTTGTCGAAGCGCTGTCGCACGGCGTGCCGGTCGTCGCGATCGATTGCCCGGTATCGCGCGAAGTCATCGGCCGCGGCGCATCGGGCAGATTGGTCGACTGCTCGCGTGAGGCGTTTGCCGACGCGTTGATCGCGATCTTGACGAGCACGTCGTCCGAGCGCGCTTTGCATTCGGACGCCGCGCGCGTGGCCGCGGCCCCCTATGCGATGGATACGGTCGGCGAGCGCCTCGAAGCGATCTACCTGACGGTCTAA
- a CDS encoding phosphopentomutase has protein sequence MAHARAVVLVIDSGGVGAAPDVLAFGDSPNANTIGNTAKAAGGLALPTLEALGLGCITKIPGVDPVAQPSATVARLLEASAGKDTITGHWEMMGIVIRHAFPTYPNGFPADVIERFEAIAGAKVLGNVAASGTEIIERLGREHMNTGRPIVYTSADSVFQIAAHEDIVPLETLWSWCEQARAMLVPPNRVNRVIARPFRGAPGSFERTPNRRDYAVAPPRPSILDALERAGVPTCGLGKIQDIFCCQGIAAASRTADNAEGIARTLDWLDHGPGGLCFTNLNDFDSKYGHRRDADGYAKALIALDRALPQLLNRLHVGDRLLITADHGCDPTASGTDHTREFTPLVDYRPGVAGRVLGELNSFSQVGERVLQTFGITEPWTPLIV, from the coding sequence TTGGCTCATGCCCGCGCGGTCGTGCTCGTCATCGATTCAGGGGGCGTGGGAGCGGCGCCCGACGTCCTCGCCTTCGGTGATTCGCCGAACGCGAACACGATCGGCAACACCGCGAAAGCAGCGGGCGGCTTAGCGCTTCCGACGCTTGAGGCGCTCGGTCTCGGGTGCATCACAAAGATTCCGGGCGTGGATCCGGTGGCGCAGCCGAGCGCCACGGTCGCGCGTCTGCTCGAGGCGAGCGCCGGCAAAGATACGATCACCGGTCACTGGGAGATGATGGGTATCGTCATCCGCCACGCATTTCCGACATATCCGAACGGATTTCCAGCAGACGTCATCGAGCGCTTCGAAGCGATCGCGGGCGCAAAAGTGCTCGGCAATGTGGCCGCGTCCGGTACGGAGATCATCGAACGGCTCGGCCGTGAACACATGAACACCGGCCGGCCGATCGTCTATACGTCGGCGGATTCCGTCTTTCAGATCGCGGCGCATGAAGACATCGTTCCGCTTGAGACTCTTTGGTCGTGGTGCGAGCAAGCGCGAGCGATGCTCGTTCCTCCGAATCGCGTCAACCGCGTCATCGCCCGTCCATTCCGCGGCGCGCCCGGCTCATTCGAGCGAACTCCGAACCGCCGCGACTATGCGGTCGCACCGCCGCGGCCGAGCATCCTCGACGCGCTCGAGCGTGCCGGCGTTCCGACGTGCGGCCTCGGAAAGATCCAGGACATCTTCTGTTGCCAGGGTATCGCCGCCGCGAGCCGAACAGCCGACAACGCCGAGGGCATCGCCCGAACGCTCGACTGGCTCGACCATGGACCCGGCGGCCTGTGCTTCACGAATCTCAATGATTTCGATTCGAAGTACGGGCACAGGCGCGATGCAGACGGCTATGCGAAAGCGCTTATCGCACTCGACCGCGCGCTGCCCCAGCTCTTGAATCGCCTACATGTGGGAGATCGATTGCTCATCACGGCAGATCACGGATGCGACCCGACCGCTTCAGGCACCGACCACACGCGCGAGTTCACGCCCCTCGTCGACTACCGGCCGGGCGTAGCCGGCCGCGTGCTCGGCGAGCTCAACTCTTTCTCTCAGGTGGGCGAGCGCGTTTTGCAGACGTTTGGGATCACCGAACCCTGGACGCCGCTCATCGTATGA
- a CDS encoding S4 domain-containing protein, which translates to MAKRRTAAKDALDAGRIECGGRAVKPAHVVKPGDELLIHYASRDVRVRVLAVPERPGARVKPDDLYVLLSDLPAS; encoded by the coding sequence TTGGCCAAGCGGCGAACGGCGGCCAAAGATGCGCTCGATGCCGGACGGATCGAGTGCGGCGGACGAGCCGTGAAGCCGGCGCATGTCGTGAAGCCCGGCGACGAGCTGTTGATACACTATGCGAGCCGCGATGTGCGAGTGCGCGTACTGGCTGTGCCGGAGCGGCCCGGCGCGCGCGTCAAGCCCGACGATCTATACGTGCTTCTGTCGGATCTGCCCGCTTCGTGA
- a CDS encoding sugar transferase: MSTPSAILPQAARDAEPRYPAKLTFFEQRAVPGWWIVWKRLLDVCVSAVLLVVLSPLYIIIGIAVKLTSAGPVLFTQTRVGKNGSLFRFYKFRTMVDGAHLLHECVAHLNECDGPALKIANDPRLHGLGPFLRRTSLDELPQLWNVLRGDMTLVGPRPALPNEVANYAPPYLERLNVTPGLTGLWQVSGRANVPFRRWMAMDVWYVRNWTPAVDFALLVRTIPAVIFREGAW; the protein is encoded by the coding sequence ATGAGCACTCCATCCGCCATCCTGCCGCAAGCGGCGCGCGATGCCGAGCCGCGTTACCCGGCAAAGCTCACATTTTTCGAGCAGCGGGCCGTGCCGGGTTGGTGGATAGTATGGAAGCGACTGCTCGACGTGTGCGTCAGCGCCGTGCTGCTCGTCGTGCTCTCGCCCTTGTATATCATCATAGGAATCGCGGTCAAGTTGACGTCGGCGGGTCCGGTGCTTTTCACGCAGACGCGCGTGGGCAAGAACGGTTCGCTGTTCCGATTCTACAAGTTTCGGACAATGGTCGACGGCGCGCATCTGCTTCACGAATGCGTCGCGCATCTCAACGAATGCGATGGCCCTGCGCTCAAGATCGCCAACGATCCGCGGCTCCACGGGCTGGGCCCGTTCCTGCGCCGCACGAGCCTTGACGAACTGCCGCAGCTGTGGAACGTCTTGCGCGGCGACATGACGCTCGTCGGTCCGCGTCCGGCGCTGCCGAATGAAGTCGCCAACTACGCCCCGCCGTATCTCGAGCGGTTGAACGTCACGCCGGGGCTCACGGGATTGTGGCAGGTGAGCGGCCGGGCGAACGTGCCGTTCCGGCGCTGGATGGCCATGGACGTCTGGTACGTGCGCAATTGGACGCCGGCCGTGGACTTCGCATTGCTCGTCCGGACTATCCCCGCGGTGATCTTCCGCGAAGGGGCCTGGTGA
- the mfd gene encoding transcription-repair coupling factor, producing the protein MQIGNRLLDLFSSSSPLVGEMQRFIRARMSTDILATAQGARTFVVAALWGEIGGQIVVWTGTQESADRFASDCAFYLEQHGSPVWSIAARDEVSDAPLNPTLQSARMEALAHLADGRPGVFCIPHEALRGAVRTADDFRRATRRLRVGDTLAWETLLSDLVLLGYERVDTVGAAGEFAVRGGIIDVFPPLTDLPLRLEFFGDTLESIRPFALADQRSVGEEKAIVISPWSDISDGAAGSLLDYAPEAVVVIEDQDMIAAADSAPLAESGGDSIIAADEDDDSASSTASTARPDADRRRANNARPDTDRNFTLTELVERTAQRAVLTFPSEIANVRIARDADEKVAIGASVAPQYGRSVERFVDDVRTRIARGQTVAIVSVGHRRVREMLDEADIAVEGRGHGQVIVVDGTLDAGFVMDRINLVVIGDAELFGHSARRHKMKAAKEGVPLSEADLKAGEYFVHANHGIGQYVSLERLTIDDVERDFMLLRYLGEDRLYVPIDQMHLVRKYVASDGAAPRLSKMGGSDWARTRARVREAVDTIAQGLVRLYAERETAQGHAFAPDTPWQAELEESFPYDETLDQASAIEAVKADMERPRPMDRLICGDVGYGKTEVAIRAAFKAIMDRKQVAVLVPTTVLAAQHFRTFSDRFAAFPVRIGLLSRFRTREEQKETLRDLHAGSVDIVVGTHRLLQKDVGFARLGLVIVDEEQRFGVMHKERLKELRRSVDVLTLSATPIPRTLHMAMVGVRDLSLIQTAPVNRVAIKTVVTPASDAVVGQALRQEFERNGQVYFVHNRIETIYGVAAALQALAPRARIVVGHGQMREGELEKVMVAFVNGEFDMLVSTTIIENGLDIPNVNTIIVNNADRFGLAQLYQLRGRVGRSAHQAYAYFLHQPHRKLTIEAESRLDAIREFSHLGSGLQLAMRDLEIRGAGNLLGQRQSGFIAAVGFETYCQILQEAIAQRRGEPQPPEIPPPVLDLRVSAYLPSEYVKGAGQKIDMYQRLAAARTIPEVDAAGEELRDRFGPLPAPVEALLELTRVRVLAAAKGVEKVALEQRRLTLEIGRRFSFSEQALPALTALTRGNFRFTQSAIVIHLPTSMQARDGMLGTVREILTAL; encoded by the coding sequence ATGCAAATCGGTAACCGTCTGCTCGACCTCTTCTCTTCCTCAAGCCCGCTCGTCGGCGAAATGCAGCGTTTCATCCGCGCGCGCATGAGCACCGACATCCTTGCGACAGCGCAAGGCGCCAGAACGTTCGTCGTCGCCGCGCTGTGGGGCGAAATCGGCGGCCAGATCGTCGTCTGGACCGGAACGCAGGAATCGGCCGACCGTTTTGCGTCCGATTGCGCGTTCTACCTCGAGCAGCACGGATCTCCGGTCTGGTCGATCGCGGCGCGCGACGAGGTGTCCGACGCACCGCTCAATCCGACGCTGCAGAGCGCGCGCATGGAAGCACTCGCTCATCTTGCGGACGGACGGCCGGGCGTCTTCTGCATCCCCCACGAGGCATTGCGGGGCGCGGTGCGCACCGCGGACGATTTCAGGCGTGCGACCCGTCGGCTGCGCGTCGGCGATACGCTCGCATGGGAGACGCTGCTTTCCGATCTCGTCTTGCTCGGCTACGAACGGGTCGACACAGTTGGCGCAGCCGGCGAGTTCGCTGTGCGCGGCGGAATCATCGACGTCTTTCCGCCGCTGACGGATCTCCCGCTGCGCCTTGAGTTTTTCGGCGACACCCTGGAAAGCATCCGGCCATTCGCGCTCGCCGATCAGCGCTCCGTCGGCGAAGAGAAAGCAATCGTCATCTCTCCGTGGTCCGACATATCTGATGGCGCGGCCGGCTCTCTCCTGGATTATGCACCTGAAGCGGTGGTCGTCATCGAGGATCAGGATATGATCGCGGCGGCGGACAGCGCGCCGCTCGCGGAGAGCGGCGGCGACTCGATCATCGCAGCGGATGAGGACGACGATTCGGCCAGTAGTACGGCGAGCACCGCTCGCCCAGACGCGGATCGCAGGAGGGCGAACAACGCTCGCCCGGATACGGACCGAAACTTCACGCTTACGGAGCTGGTCGAGCGCACGGCGCAACGCGCGGTGCTGACGTTTCCGTCCGAGATCGCGAATGTCAGGATCGCGCGCGACGCGGACGAAAAGGTCGCCATCGGAGCGAGCGTGGCGCCGCAATACGGCCGCAGCGTGGAGCGGTTCGTGGATGACGTTCGAACGAGGATCGCTCGCGGGCAGACGGTCGCGATCGTCTCCGTCGGCCACCGTCGCGTGCGCGAGATGCTCGATGAGGCCGACATCGCGGTGGAGGGGCGCGGCCACGGTCAAGTGATCGTCGTCGACGGCACGCTTGATGCCGGCTTCGTGATGGATCGCATCAACCTTGTGGTGATCGGCGACGCGGAATTGTTCGGCCATTCCGCGCGGCGCCACAAGATGAAGGCGGCGAAGGAAGGCGTGCCGCTGAGCGAAGCCGACTTGAAGGCCGGCGAATATTTCGTTCACGCCAATCACGGCATCGGCCAATACGTCTCGCTGGAACGCCTCACGATCGACGATGTCGAGCGCGACTTCATGCTGCTCAGATACCTCGGCGAGGACCGCCTCTACGTCCCGATCGATCAGATGCATCTCGTGCGCAAGTACGTCGCATCCGACGGCGCCGCGCCGCGTCTCTCAAAAATGGGCGGCAGCGACTGGGCGCGCACGCGCGCGCGCGTCAGAGAAGCGGTGGACACGATCGCGCAGGGCCTCGTGCGGTTGTATGCGGAGCGCGAGACCGCGCAGGGGCACGCGTTCGCGCCCGACACGCCGTGGCAGGCGGAGCTGGAAGAGTCGTTCCCCTACGACGAGACACTCGATCAAGCCAGCGCGATCGAAGCGGTCAAGGCGGACATGGAGCGGCCGCGGCCGATGGACCGCTTGATCTGCGGCGACGTCGGCTACGGCAAGACCGAGGTCGCGATCCGCGCCGCGTTCAAGGCGATCATGGATCGCAAGCAAGTCGCCGTGCTCGTGCCGACCACCGTCCTTGCCGCGCAGCACTTCCGCACGTTCTCCGATCGCTTCGCCGCTTTTCCGGTGCGGATCGGTCTGCTCTCCCGCTTCCGCACGCGCGAAGAACAGAAAGAGACCTTGCGCGACCTGCATGCGGGCAGCGTCGATATCGTGGTGGGCACGCACCGGCTGCTGCAGAAGGACGTCGGCTTCGCGCGGCTCGGGCTCGTCATCGTCGATGAAGAGCAGCGCTTCGGTGTGATGCACAAAGAGCGCTTGAAAGAATTGCGCCGTTCCGTCGACGTGCTCACGCTCTCTGCGACGCCGATCCCGCGTACGCTGCACATGGCGATGGTGGGTGTGCGCGACCTCTCGCTCATCCAGACCGCCCCTGTCAATCGCGTCGCGATCAAGACCGTGGTCACTCCGGCGAGCGACGCAGTCGTCGGCCAAGCGCTGCGGCAAGAATTCGAGCGCAATGGTCAAGTCTATTTCGTGCACAACCGCATCGAGACGATCTACGGCGTCGCCGCAGCGCTGCAAGCGCTTGCACCGCGCGCGCGCATCGTCGTCGGACACGGTCAGATGCGGGAAGGCGAATTGGAAAAAGTGATGGTCGCGTTCGTCAACGGCGAGTTCGACATGCTCGTGTCGACGACGATCATCGAGAATGGCCTCGACATTCCGAACGTCAACACGATCATCGTCAACAACGCGGATCGCTTCGGCCTCGCGCAGCTCTACCAACTTCGCGGCCGGGTGGGGCGCAGCGCGCATCAAGCCTATGCGTACTTTCTTCATCAGCCGCACCGCAAGCTCACGATCGAAGCCGAGTCGCGGCTCGATGCGATCCGCGAATTCTCGCATCTCGGCTCCGGTCTTCAATTAGCGATGCGCGACTTGGAGATCAGAGGCGCCGGCAATCTGCTCGGTCAGCGGCAGTCGGGATTCATCGCCGCTGTGGGCTTTGAGACCTATTGTCAAATCCTTCAAGAAGCGATCGCGCAGCGCCGCGGCGAGCCGCAACCGCCCGAGATACCGCCGCCTGTCCTCGACCTCCGAGTCAGCGCGTATCTGCCGTCGGAATACGTCAAAGGCGCTGGTCAAAAGATAGACATGTACCAGCGACTGGCCGCCGCTCGTACGATCCCAGAAGTGGACGCGGCCGGCGAGGAATTGCGCGACCGATTCGGACCGCTGCCGGCACCGGTGGAGGCGTTGCTTGAGCTGACGCGTGTGCGCGTGCTCGCAGCGGCCAAAGGAGTCGAAAAAGTTGCGCTCGAACAGCGGCGATTGACACTCGAGATCGGGCGACGGTTTTCATTCTCCGAACAAGCGCTTCCAGCGCTTACCGCCCTAACCCGGGGAAACTTTCGTTTCACGCAGAGCGCTATCGTCATCCACCTGCCAACTTCGATGCAGGCGCGTGACGGCATGCTCGGCACCGTGCGCGAGATCTTAACCGCTCTTTGA